The Terriglobales bacterium nucleotide sequence GGCGAGGGGCGCGTCGGTGAGATCGACGCCAACAACCTCGCGACAGCGCAGTGCCAGGGCCATGGCAACGTGGCCGGGACCAGTGGCAATCTCAAGCGCACGCTCGGTCGGAGCGGGGCTGATGGCATTCACGAGACGGTCGATGCGCTCGGGCGAGTGCAGTTCGCGAAGCGCGGCGAAGGCCTCCGCCTGGCGCGTGAATTCCTTGCGGATTGTGTCTTTGTGCGACATGAAGACAGGATTCAGGCTTCAGACGTCAAGGACATCAGGTTCATTGACATCAGGTTCATTGTCATAGGAGCTGTGACGAAGTTCAACCGGAGCATTGCGGGCAACTGCTACCGCAGCCACCACGACACCGGCGGCAAGGACCATGGGTAGGGTAACCGTTTCGCCGAGCAAAGCGGCGGCAAAGGCAAAGGTGCAGAACGGCTGCAGGAGCTGGGTCTGGCCAATGCGCGCGATCCCTCCGGTAGAGAGTCCTTTGAGCCAGGCAAACATACCGAGCCACTGGCTGACGAGGCAGATGTAGGCAAACGCGCTCCAGGCGGCGGGCGTCGCGGCGACGGGTGGATGCGCGCGCATCGCGAGCGCAAGCGGGATGATAAGCAGGGGCGCGCCAAAGACGAGAGCCCAACTGGTCACCTGCCATCCGGGAATCTCGCGGGCAACGCGGGCGCCTTCGGCGTAACCGAGGGCGGAGGCCGCCACCGAGAGCAGAAGGATGATGTCGCCGGATTGAATGTTTCCCGCGCCGTTGATCCAGGCCCATGCGAGAACGGCGGCACTGCCGATGGCGCTGGCGACCCAGAAGCGCGTCGACGGCCGCTCTCCGGCACGCAACGCCGCAACCAGCGCGGTCGCCAGCGGAAGCAAGCCGAGCGTGATGGCGCCGTGCGCCGAGGGCAGCGCGTGCATGCCCCAGGAAAACGTCAGCGGAACGCCAATCACCAGGCCAATGATGATGAGGACGAAGCTGCCCCAGTAGCGGCGAGCGGGCGGACGCTGGCGGGTCACGATGAGCAGGATAGCCGCGAGCACGGCAGCGACGACGGGACGTCCGAAAGCGACAACCGCGGGATGGATGTGAAGCACAGCAGCACGGGTGGCGGGCAGCGTCAGGCTGAAAGAGACCATGCCGAGGCCGCCGTAGAGAGTTCCGATTGTCCGAGCTTTTGCCATCCTCTATATGCGAGGTTAACACGGGCACGCGGGCGGCGACGTTGTAGACGGGCTACTTTACCTGCAGCGTGCCGATGTAGTCGGTGAGCGCTTGAATGCGGTCGGAAACCTGCTTCTGGTTCTCGTTGCTGAGAGGACGGAAAGCCACGCCCCAAACCGGCATCTCGCGCGAGCCGTGACTGGCAATGGCGCCTCCCCACTCGATGATCTGGTACACCTGGCCGTCGGTATAACGGCCACCGTTGCGCTTGGCGAGGACCGTCAAGTCGGGCGGGGGGACCTTGAGCGCAGCCGCCGCGGGGCCATCACCTTTGGCGGAGACGCCGTGGCAGCTGGCGCACTCTGCGGCGTAGAGTTCGGCGCCCGAGGTAGGGCTGGCTGCCGGCGGCCCCTTCTGCGGTCCGCGCGTGCAGGCAAACCACAAGAGCAGAATGAAGATTGGGACGAAGGCCCAGCGCGATAAATTTGCCTTCATACATCCGAGCGTGCACCCGCCCAACCATCCAGACGGTGATGCTGGTCACAAACGGGGTGACGAAAGTACCCAAGCCATTGAATGTGCCCTTCCCGATTCAGGCGCGGGCGGGATCGAGTTTCTCGGTATCCAGGCCGAGCTCAGCGAATGCTTTCTGAGCGCGGCCGACGTCGAACTTGCCTTCGCGGGCCAGGCGCGAGAGAGCGGCGGCGGCGATGGATTCGGCGTTAACCTCGAAATGGCGGCGCAGGTGCTGGCGGTTGTCGCTGCGACCGAAGCCGTCGGTGCCGAGCGATTCCAGGCGCGATAGCAACCAGGGGGCAAGCTGGTCAGGAACGATCTTCAAGTAGTCAGTGGCGGCGATGATGGGGCCATCGGCGCCGTCGAGGGCGGTAAGGATGTACGGCTTCTTCTCCGGCTCGGAGGGATGCAGGCGGTTCCAGCGCTCGACCGCAAGGGCGTCGCGGCGAAGCTCGTTGTAGCTGGTGACGCTCCACACGTCGGACTGCACGCTGTATTTTTCGGCGAGGATTTGCTGCGCGCGCACCGCTTCGTTCAGGATGGTACCGCTGCCGAACAACTGCACGCTAGCCTTGGCGGCGGGAGCTGATTTCAGCTTATAGATGCCGCGCAGAATGCCTTCCTGGACGCCCTGGGGCATTTCCGGCATGGCATAGTCTTCGTTGTAGGCAGTGATGTAGTAGAAGCGGTCTTCCCTCTCCTGGTACATGCGGCGGATGCCGTCCTGAATGATGACGGCGATCTCGTAAACATATGCGGGGTCGTAGGTCGCGCAGGTGGGCACGACACTGGAGAGCACGACGCTGTGGCCGTCGCAATGCTGCAGGCCTTCGCCGGCGAGCGTAGTGCGTCCAGCAGTGCCACCGACAATGAAGCCTTTGCCGCGCGCGTCGGCAAATGCCCAGATGAGGTCGCCGACACGCTGGAACCCGAACATCGAGTAGAAGGTGAAGAACGGAATCATGGGCACGTGGTAATTGGAGTAGGCGGTGCCGGCGGCAGCGGTGGAAGCCATCGAACCGGCTTCGGTAATTCCCTCTTCCAGGATCTGGCCGTCCTTGGCTTCGCGGTAATACAGCAGCATGTCCTGGTCGTGGGGCTTATAGAGCTGGCCCTGGCTGGCGTAGATGCCGACCTGGCGAATGATGGATTCCATGCCGAAGGTGCGGCCTTCGTCGGGGACGATGGGCACGATGAGCTTGCCGATGTTGGCGTCCTTCAGCAGGTGACGCAGGATGCTGACGTAGCCCATGGTGGTGGAAACGGCGCGCCCCTTGGAACCTTCCAGCCACTCGCTGAACGTGTCGAGGGCGGGCGCGGTGAGCTTCCAGTCGCCATCCTCGCGGATGACGATGTAGCCCCCGAGATCGATGCGGCGCTGCTTCATGTACTTGATTTCCTCGCTGTTCTGAGGAGGGCGGTAGAACTCGCCGGCATGGGCGGCGGTTTCGGGAATGGGGATTTCAAAGCGCTTGATGAAGGCGGCGAGTTGCTCGTCGGTAAGCTTCTTTTCCTGGTGCGTGGCGTTGCGCGCTTCCGCCGAACCCAGGCCGTAGCCCTTAATGGTCTTGGCAAGAATCACGGTGGGGCCGGTCTTGTGCGCGTACGCCCGTTTGTAGGCGTTATAAATCTTTTGCGGATCGTGGCCGCCGAGACGAAGCGATGCCAAATCGGAATCGCTGAGGTGAGAAACCAAGTCGAGCAGCTCGGGGTATTTGCCGAAGAATTCCCGGCGAATGAAGGCGCCGCCTTTCACCTTGAGCGCCTGCCACTCGCCGTCCACCGTCTCTTCCATGCGCTTCAAGAGCAGGCCGGACTTGTCGCGGGCCAGGAGGTCGTCCCAATCAGCGCCCCAGATGACTTTAATGACGTTCCAGCCGGCGCCGCGGAAGGCGGCCTCGAGTTCCTGGATGATCTTGCCATTCCCGCGCACGGGTCCGTCGAGACGCTGCAAGTTGCAGTTGACGACCCAGAGCAGGTTGTCGAGCTTCTCGCGCGATGCGAGGGTGAGTGAGCCCAGGGTCTCAGGCTCGTCGGTTTCACCGTCGCCGACGAAGGCCCAAATCTTTCGCGGCGTGACCGGGATGATGCCAC carries:
- a CDS encoding DMT family transporter — translated: MAKARTIGTLYGGLGMVSFSLTLPATRAAVLHIHPAVVAFGRPVVAAVLAAILLIVTRQRPPARRYWGSFVLIIIGLVIGVPLTFSWGMHALPSAHGAITLGLLPLATALVAALRAGERPSTRFWVASAIGSAAVLAWAWINGAGNIQSGDIILLLSVAASALGYAEGARVAREIPGWQVTSWALVFGAPLLIIPLALAMRAHPPVAATPAAWSAFAYICLVSQWLGMFAWLKGLSTGGIARIGQTQLLQPFCTFAFAAALLGETVTLPMVLAAGVVVAAVAVARNAPVELRHSSYDNEPDVNEPDVLDV
- a CDS encoding cytochrome c; the protein is MKANLSRWAFVPIFILLLWFACTRGPQKGPPAASPTSGAELYAAECASCHGVSAKGDGPAAAALKVPPPDLTVLAKRNGGRYTDGQVYQIIEWGGAIASHGSREMPVWGVAFRPLSNENQKQVSDRIQALTDYIGTLQVK
- the aceE gene encoding pyruvate dehydrogenase (acetyl-transferring), homodimeric type, which translates into the protein MNTKLAPEQASGHDETSEWLEAFDDIVAEEGAQRACEVLEALNARARLSGVDVPVQLNTPYVNTIRVEEEETYPGDRSLERRIKSLIRWNALAMVHRQNKKDPGIGGHISTYSSIASLLEVGFNHFFHANFGNQPGDFVYFQGHASPGVYARAFLLGRLSEKDLENFRHELRDQPGLSSYPHPWLMPHFWRFPTVSMGLGPINSIYQARFMRYLENRGIIPVTPRKIWAFVGDGETDEPETLGSLTLASREKLDNLLWVVNCNLQRLDGPVRGNGKIIQELEAAFRGAGWNVIKVIWGADWDDLLARDKSGLLLKRMEETVDGEWQALKVKGGAFIRREFFGKYPELLDLVSHLSDSDLASLRLGGHDPQKIYNAYKRAYAHKTGPTVILAKTIKGYGLGSAEARNATHQEKKLTDEQLAAFIKRFEIPIPETAAHAGEFYRPPQNSEEIKYMKQRRIDLGGYIVIREDGDWKLTAPALDTFSEWLEGSKGRAVSTTMGYVSILRHLLKDANIGKLIVPIVPDEGRTFGMESIIRQVGIYASQGQLYKPHDQDMLLYYREAKDGQILEEGITEAGSMASTAAAGTAYSNYHVPMIPFFTFYSMFGFQRVGDLIWAFADARGKGFIVGGTAGRTTLAGEGLQHCDGHSVVLSSVVPTCATYDPAYVYEIAVIIQDGIRRMYQEREDRFYYITAYNEDYAMPEMPQGVQEGILRGIYKLKSAPAAKASVQLFGSGTILNEAVRAQQILAEKYSVQSDVWSVTSYNELRRDALAVERWNRLHPSEPEKKPYILTALDGADGPIIAATDYLKIVPDQLAPWLLSRLESLGTDGFGRSDNRQHLRRHFEVNAESIAAAALSRLAREGKFDVGRAQKAFAELGLDTEKLDPARA